TGCAGGGGTAGGACTTGAAGAAGAAAAAAGAAATAAAGTAAAAGAGCTTAATATCAAACTTTCACAACTAAGTAATCAGTTTGCTCAAAATCTTTTAAATGCTACAAATTCTTACGAAATGATTATAGAAGATTTTGAAGATATAAAAGAACTTCCAAAATCAGATTTAGAATCAGCAAAAATAGAAAAAGATGGAAAAACAGTTTATAGATTTACACTTCAACAGCCATCTTATATTGCATATATGACTTATGGCTCAAATAGACAAAAAAGAGAAGAACTTTACAAAGCATATACTACAAGGGCTCCAGAAAATGACAAAGTTTTAGAGGAAATACTTGCTTTAAGACATGAAAAAGCAAAACTTCTTGGATTTAAGAACTATGCAGAGCTTTCATTAAAGAAAAAAATGGCACAATCTCCGGAAGAAGTTATTGAATTCCTAAGAGAACTTGCTAAAAAAAGTAAACCTCAAGCAGAAAAAGAGTATGAAGAATTAAATCAGTTTGCTAAAAAATTGGGATTAAATGATGATGTTCAAGCCTATGATTTTGCATATTATTCAGAAAAACTAAAAAAAGAAAAATTTGGTATAAGTGATGAGCTTTATAAACCATATTTTGAAAAAGAAAATGTAGTTAATGGACTCTTTAGCTTTTTAAATAAACTTTTCAAACTTGAGTTTGAAAAAGTAGATGTACCTGTATGGCATCCTTCTGTCCTCGTTTATCATATACACAGAAAAGGAAACCTAATTGGAAGGCTTTATCTTGATTTAGAAGCAAGAAAAGGAAAAAGAGATGGAGCTTGGATGGATGAATGGGTAGTACACCATGAAACCTCAGAAGGAGAAAAACTTTATCCGATAGCATTTATAGTTGCAAATTTTGCACCAAAAACAGATAAAACCCCTTCACTATTAAGACCTTATGATGTTGAAACATTATTTCATGAAATGGGACATGCACTTCAACATCTTGTAAGTGAAGTTAAGGAACCTTTTGTAAGTGGTATATCAGGTGTAGAATGGGATGCAGTAGAGTTTCCATCTCAGTTTTTAGAAAAGTTTGCATATGAGCCTTTAGTATTAAAAAGTTTTGCAAAACATTACAAAACAGGAGAACCTCTTCCTGACGAGCTAATAGAAAAATTAAATAAAGCAAAAAATTTCCAATCAGCACTTGCTATGGTAAGACAGCTTGAGTTTGGACTATTTGATATATTAATCCATATGGATAAATATACTGCAAAAGATGTTCAAGAAATACTTAACAAGGTAAGAGAAGAAGTAGCAGTAATAAAACCTCCTAAATACAATAAATTCCAGTGGTCTTTTGGACATATATTTGCCGGAGGATATGCAGCAGGATATTATAGCTACAAATGGGCAGAAGTTTTATCTGCAGATGCATATTTTATGTTTGTAGATAATGGTATTTATAATGATGATGTTGCAGAAAGCTTTTATGAAGAAATTTTGACAAAAGGTGGAAGTAGGCCAGCAATGGAACTTTTTGAAAAATTTGCAGGTAGAAAACCAGATATAGATGCTCTTTTAAGACTTTCTGGAATAAAGGGAGGAAATTAAAATGTCTCATGATCTTATTGAACAGATTTTTATATGGAGTATGGTGCTTGCTTTTATAATCTCTCTTATAATGTTTCTATATAAAGAAACTAAAAATCCAAATAGGAGGAAATTTTAATGATTGTAGTGATGACAAAATTTCCAATAAAAAAAGAGTATTTTAAAGATTTTGAAGAAAGAGCAAAAAGTCAATTTGGAGAAAAAGGATTAACAAAGCAGGAAGGTTTTATCAAAATGAATATTTTAAAACCTATGTTAATTCCACCAAATCCTGAAAATAATTTATTCATAATTGAAACTTATTGGAAAGATTTAGAAAGTTTTAAAAAATATACTGAAAGCCCTGCTTTTGCAGAAGCTCATAAAAACCCTCCACCTCAAGAATGGTTTACAGGAAGACCAACTGTTGATGTTTTTGAAGTTATAAAAGAAAAGTCTTGAAATATTTTATAAACAATATATACTTTTTGATATATATCAATGTAAATAACGGAGTTTATATTGATTGCAAAAGTATTTAAAAATGGAAGAAGTCAAGCAATACGAATTCCAAAAGAATATCGTGTAGATACTGATGAAGTATATATTGAAAAAATAGGAGATACTTTAATTATAATTCCAAAAAAGAAAAACAAATGGGATATTATGAAAGATGCTGTTAAAGAATTGAAAAACTTTGAGTTTGAAAGAAACCAACCGAAAATCCAAGAAAGGGATTTATTTTGATATATATGTTAGATACAAATATAATATCTTATATAATTAGAGAACAAAATCTTACCTTAATTGATAAATTTAAACAAATTTCAGAAAAAGATAATTCAATAGCAGTTTCTTCTATAACAGTTGCTGAGTTATTCTATGGAGTTAAAAAGAAAAATAGTAAAAAACTTGAAATTGCTATAACTAAATTTCTATTTCCCTTAAAAAAGTTTCCTTTTGATGAAAAGGCAGCCTTAACATATGGAGATATTAGAGCAAAATTAGAAGCAAAAGGAAAAATAATAGGAGCATATGATATGCTTATAGCAGCTCATGCAAAAAGTATAGGTGCCATATTAGTTACAAATAATGAGAAAGAATTTAAAAGGGTAGAGGGATTAAAAATAGAAAACTGGATTTAAGTATAATTATAACACTTGAAATATTTAAAAGATTAAGGTATTTTTATTTACCAAATAAAACAGCGTTTGATTAGAGGTATAAATTATGACTGGATATTTTGCTTTGGTTATATTTTTCTTAGCTGCTACAATTGTTGGGGTTGCAATGCTTATTATAAACAGACTTATAGCTCCAAAAGCACCAACAAGCTTAAAAGAATATCCTTATGAGTGTGGAGTACCTCTTTATGATAAAACAGCTCAAACCAGTTTAGATCAGAAATACTATCTTTTAGGGCTTTTGCTTGTTTTATTTGATCTTGAAGCGGCTTTTGTATTTCCTTGGGCAGTAATATACAAATCATTTGTAAGTGTTAATGCAGGACTTATTTTTGTAGAGATGTTTTTATTCTTAACTATATTAATATTTGGTTTTATATATGCTTGGAAAAAAGGAGCGTTAAAATGGCAATAATAAATAATAATGGGATAATATTAACAACAGCTGAAGAAGTTTTAAGCTGGGGTAGAAGAAACTCTTTATGGCCAGTATCTATAGGCCTTGCTTGTTGTGCTATAGAAATGATGCATACTGCTGCATCAAGATTTGATACAGATAGACTTGGAATAATATTTAGAGGCTCTCCAAGACAGTCGGATGTTTTAATTGTTGCAGGTACAGTTGTAAATAAAGTTGCTCCAATGTTAAAGCTTATATATGATCAGATGCCTGAACCAAAATGGGTAATATCTATGGGAGGATGTGCCTCTGCAGGTGGACCTTTCCCAACTTACTCTACACTTCAAGGAGTTGATAGAATAATTCCAGTTGATGTATATGTTCCAGGATGTCCTCCAACACCTCAAGCATTACTTTGGGGAATACTTGAACTTCAAAAGAAAATAAAAGCTAAAAAAGAAGGTAAAGAATTTAAAGAAATTCCAATAAAACAAGCAGCCCCTTCTTTTCCTATAAAAAAATAGGCTTCACTGCCTATCCTTTTTTAAGGGGTATATATAATTGCTCTGGATTGAAGAAGATAAAATATCTTTTTTAAAAGAAAAATTTCCTAATTTAGTGTTTAAAAAAAATAAGGAACTTTTTTATTTAGAAATAGAAAAAAATCAGCTTATTCCTCTCTTAAAAGAACTTAAAGAAAATTCAGAGCTTCAGTTTAAGATGTTTATAGACTTTACAATAGTTGATTATCCACTTCATAAACCAAGATTTCAAGGGGTTTATTTTCTTTATTCACCACTACATAAAAAAAGGATATGTATAAAAACTTGGGCAGAAGATGAAACTTTACCTTCTTTAATTAATTTATGGAAAGGAGCAAAATGGGCAGAAAGAGAAGCTTATGATATGTTTGGTATTTCTTTTGAAGGACATGAAAACCTTGTAAGAATGTTTATGTGGGAAGGTTATAAATATTTTCCACTTAGAAAGGATTTTCCAAAAGAAGGTATAAAAGATACATATCTACCATCATTAAATGAAAGAGGAGAAGAATATCCTTCTCATGATTATGAAGAATATCATACTGCAGTACCTACTCTTGAAGATTTAGAAAAAACAGAAAAAGCAAGATTAGAAAAAAAGGCTCAGATTGTTTTAAACTGGGGACCATTACATCCTGGAACACATGGGACAATATGGTTTTTATTTGATTTAGAAGGAGAAAAGGTTAAAAATTGCGATATTATTCTTGGACAACTTCATAGAGGGATAGAAAAATTATCAGAAGATATTACATACACTCAGATAATACCATACACTGATAGAATGGATTATATATCTGCAATATGTAGTAATGTAGCATATGTAAATGCAGTAGAAAAACTACTTGATGTTGAGGCTACAGAGAAAGCAAAATGGATAAGGACTATGATGTGTGAACTTCAAAGAATAAACTCACATCTTTTATGGCTTGGTACTTATGCACTTGATCTTGGAGCCTTAACAATTTTCTTATATACCTTCAGAGAAAGAGAAAAATTAATGGATATTATTGAAGGTATTGCAGGAATAAGATTAAACTCTTCTTATATAAGAATTGGAGGAGTTAGATTAGACCTTCCTGAAGGTGCTTTAGATGTTATAGAGCATTTTGTAAAAGATTTTCCTGAAAAACTTAATGAATATGAAACTATATTAACTAAAAATAGAGTATGGCAAAAAAGAAATATAAATGTAGGGATTATTACAGAAGAAGATGTTTATCAGTATGGATTAACGGGTTCAGTAGCAAGAGCATCAGGAGTACCTTATGATATTAGAATGATACAACCTACAGATAAATATGATGAAGTAGATTTTGAGGTACCTCTTGGAACAGTTGGAGATTCTTATGATAGATATTTAGTTAGAATGGAAGAAATGAGACAAAGTTTAAATATAGTAAAGCAATGTGTTGAAAAACTTAAAGAGCTAAAAGATGATAAACATATAGCAACTGATAACCCTTATGTACTTCCAACATTAGAGGAAACTTTTGTATCAATAGAATCTATGGTTAAAGATTTTAATCTTAGAATATATGGTGAACAAGCTCCAGAAGGAGAGATATATTTATCAGGAGAAAATCCAAGAGGAGAACTTGGATTTTATATAGTAAGTAAAGGAGAAGGAAAGCCTTATAGACTTAGAATAAGGTCAGGGGCTTTTTATAACCTACAAATATTTCCAGAACTTATAAAAGGAAGAACAATAGCAGATGCAGTAGTTTTACTTGGTAGCCTTGATCCTGTTGTAGGTGAAACAGACAGATAAAATGTAATAAAATTTTAAAAAATCTATTTAGGAGAAATTAATGTCTTTAAAAGAAAAAATTGCCGAATTTTTAGCAACAGGTTTTTATGTAGGGAAAATACCAGTTGCTCCTGGTACCATTGGAACTCTTGTAGCTATACCTATTATGTTTATATACTGGAATAAAGGAATATTACCTCATATTTTCATTACATTGTCTATTTTTTTTATAGGACTTTGGGCTTCTACAGTTGTAGTCGGAGAAAAAAAAGAAGATCCAGATTATGTTGTTATAGATGAGATAGCAGGATATATGGTTTCTATGATAGGAGTACCTTTTAATCCTTTATATCTTGCAATAGCTTTTGTTTTATTTAGATTGTATGATATTTTTAAACCTCCTCCAATAAAAAAGTTTGAAGAACTTCCATCAGGTCTTGGTATAATGGCTGATGATATTGTGGCTGGATTATATGTTCTTGTAATAATGCAGATATTAATTCATTTTTTCAATATTTAAAAAGAGGTGAGAAATGATAACTTATAAAGATGCAGGTGTTGACATAGAAAAAGCTGATAAATTCGTACAGCAGATAAAAGGATTTGTAAAAGAAACTTTTAATAAAAATGTAATTACTCCAATTGGTGGTTTTGCAGGAGCATATCTATTAGAAGTAGCAAAATATAAAAATCCCG
The Hydrogenothermus marinus DNA segment above includes these coding regions:
- a CDS encoding M3 family metallopeptidase yields the protein MIFPEFTITDENINEQKEKVLKQIKENKEKIKQLLQIKEKTYKNFVKPYQDLQVKLGILFTPIAHLNYVNNSENTQKAYTELLPVLTQYQTELEQNEDIYKAFKEIYEKEKDSLNQEQKKVLEDIITDFELAGVGLEEEKRNKVKELNIKLSQLSNQFAQNLLNATNSYEMIIEDFEDIKELPKSDLESAKIEKDGKTVYRFTLQQPSYIAYMTYGSNRQKREELYKAYTTRAPENDKVLEEILALRHEKAKLLGFKNYAELSLKKKMAQSPEEVIEFLRELAKKSKPQAEKEYEELNQFAKKLGLNDDVQAYDFAYYSEKLKKEKFGISDELYKPYFEKENVVNGLFSFLNKLFKLEFEKVDVPVWHPSVLVYHIHRKGNLIGRLYLDLEARKGKRDGAWMDEWVVHHETSEGEKLYPIAFIVANFAPKTDKTPSLLRPYDVETLFHEMGHALQHLVSEVKEPFVSGISGVEWDAVEFPSQFLEKFAYEPLVLKSFAKHYKTGEPLPDELIEKLNKAKNFQSALAMVRQLEFGLFDILIHMDKYTAKDVQEILNKVREEVAVIKPPKYNKFQWSFGHIFAGGYAAGYYSYKWAEVLSADAYFMFVDNGIYNDDVAESFYEEILTKGGSRPAMELFEKFAGRKPDIDALLRLSGIKGGN
- a CDS encoding antibiotic biosynthesis monooxygenase family protein, with product MIVVMTKFPIKKEYFKDFEERAKSQFGEKGLTKQEGFIKMNILKPMLIPPNPENNLFIIETYWKDLESFKKYTESPAFAEAHKNPPPQEWFTGRPTVDVFEVIKEKS
- a CDS encoding antitoxin; the encoded protein is MIAKVFKNGRSQAIRIPKEYRVDTDEVYIEKIGDTLIIIPKKKNKWDIMKDAVKELKNFEFERNQPKIQERDLF
- the vapC gene encoding type II toxin-antitoxin system tRNA(fMet)-specific endonuclease VapC translates to MLDTNIISYIIREQNLTLIDKFKQISEKDNSIAVSSITVAELFYGVKKKNSKKLEIAITKFLFPLKKFPFDEKAALTYGDIRAKLEAKGKIIGAYDMLIAAHAKSIGAILVTNNEKEFKRVEGLKIENWI
- a CDS encoding NADH-quinone oxidoreductase subunit A; the encoded protein is MTGYFALVIFFLAATIVGVAMLIINRLIAPKAPTSLKEYPYECGVPLYDKTAQTSLDQKYYLLGLLLVLFDLEAAFVFPWAVIYKSFVSVNAGLIFVEMFLFLTILIFGFIYAWKKGALKWQ
- a CDS encoding NuoB/complex I 20 kDa subunit family protein, giving the protein MAIINNNGIILTTAEEVLSWGRRNSLWPVSIGLACCAIEMMHTAASRFDTDRLGIIFRGSPRQSDVLIVAGTVVNKVAPMLKLIYDQMPEPKWVISMGGCASAGGPFPTYSTLQGVDRIIPVDVYVPGCPPTPQALLWGILELQKKIKAKKEGKEFKEIPIKQAAPSFPIKK
- the nuoD gene encoding NADH dehydrogenase (quinone) subunit D, which codes for MLWIEEDKISFLKEKFPNLVFKKNKELFYLEIEKNQLIPLLKELKENSELQFKMFIDFTIVDYPLHKPRFQGVYFLYSPLHKKRICIKTWAEDETLPSLINLWKGAKWAEREAYDMFGISFEGHENLVRMFMWEGYKYFPLRKDFPKEGIKDTYLPSLNERGEEYPSHDYEEYHTAVPTLEDLEKTEKARLEKKAQIVLNWGPLHPGTHGTIWFLFDLEGEKVKNCDIILGQLHRGIEKLSEDITYTQIIPYTDRMDYISAICSNVAYVNAVEKLLDVEATEKAKWIRTMMCELQRINSHLLWLGTYALDLGALTIFLYTFREREKLMDIIEGIAGIRLNSSYIRIGGVRLDLPEGALDVIEHFVKDFPEKLNEYETILTKNRVWQKRNINVGIITEEDVYQYGLTGSVARASGVPYDIRMIQPTDKYDEVDFEVPLGTVGDSYDRYLVRMEEMRQSLNIVKQCVEKLKELKDDKHIATDNPYVLPTLEETFVSIESMVKDFNLRIYGEQAPEGEIYLSGENPRGELGFYIVSKGEGKPYRLRIRSGAFYNLQIFPELIKGRTIADAVVLLGSLDPVVGETDR
- a CDS encoding phosphatidylglycerophosphatase A family protein, encoding MSLKEKIAEFLATGFYVGKIPVAPGTIGTLVAIPIMFIYWNKGILPHIFITLSIFFIGLWASTVVVGEKKEDPDYVVIDEIAGYMVSMIGVPFNPLYLAIAFVLFRLYDIFKPPPIKKFEELPSGLGIMADDIVAGLYVLVIMQILIHFFNI